Proteins encoded within one genomic window of Dyadobacter chenhuakuii:
- the kaiC gene encoding circadian clock protein KaiC, giving the protein MNSNSSDSITGLPALQKARTGIKGLDEITLGGFPQGRPTLICGSAGCGKTLFSIEFLVHGALQFGEPGVFVAFEEKSEELTINVASLGFDLDRMQKDKLIKLDHIHIERSEIEETGEYDLDGLFIRLGHAIDSIGAKRVVLDTIESLFSGLNNEAIIRAELRRLFEWLKEKKVTTIITGERGEGSLTRQGLEEYVSDCVILLDHRVANKISTRLLRIVKYRGSVHGTNEYPFLIDEDGISVLPVTSLTLSHNASSKRISSGIPALNKMLGGEGFFEGSSILVSGTAGTGKTSIAGSFANETCLNGDRCIYFAFEESPKQIVRNMRSIGVDLQSHIDNGLLKFHASRPTLNGLEMHLLSINKLISQFKPKTVVVDPITNLITVGTVSEVKSVLIRLIDFLQAEGTTVMFTALSLNDSISEQTDESVSSLVDAWLLVRDIEMNGERNRGLYVMKSRGMKHSNQVREFVISDNGLDLVDVFLGPEGVLTGSARAAQQLLERTGVVLRDHAVTRKDREIERKKMVLEAKIESLKEEFASLQEELNKTFIEEELKKEVFEKNRQELSQIRDGNKKE; this is encoded by the coding sequence ATGAACTCCAACTCCTCTGACTCAATAACCGGTCTTCCAGCATTGCAGAAGGCACGAACAGGCATCAAAGGTCTCGATGAAATCACCCTAGGCGGGTTTCCTCAGGGCAGGCCCACATTGATTTGTGGCTCTGCCGGATGTGGCAAAACACTTTTTTCTATTGAATTTCTGGTTCATGGCGCACTTCAATTTGGAGAGCCGGGAGTGTTCGTTGCATTTGAGGAAAAAAGTGAAGAACTGACCATCAATGTCGCTTCCCTTGGTTTCGACCTGGACCGGATGCAAAAAGACAAGCTGATCAAGCTGGACCATATTCACATCGAACGAAGTGAAATTGAGGAGACTGGCGAGTATGACCTCGACGGGCTGTTCATCAGACTAGGCCACGCCATCGACAGCATTGGTGCAAAACGCGTTGTTTTAGACACCATTGAAAGTCTTTTTTCCGGATTGAACAATGAGGCGATTATACGCGCCGAACTGCGGAGATTATTTGAATGGCTCAAAGAGAAAAAGGTAACGACCATCATAACAGGCGAACGCGGGGAAGGCTCTCTGACACGCCAGGGATTGGAAGAATATGTGTCTGATTGCGTGATTTTGCTGGATCACCGTGTTGCCAATAAGATCTCGACACGTTTGCTGCGCATTGTCAAATACAGAGGCTCAGTACACGGCACCAACGAATATCCGTTCCTGATTGATGAAGACGGCATTTCAGTTTTGCCCGTCACTTCCCTGACCTTGTCCCACAATGCTTCCAGCAAACGCATCTCATCCGGTATTCCGGCATTGAATAAAATGCTGGGCGGAGAAGGTTTTTTTGAAGGAAGCAGCATTCTTGTGTCAGGAACCGCCGGAACTGGGAAAACAAGCATTGCAGGCTCATTTGCTAACGAAACCTGCCTGAATGGCGATCGCTGTATTTATTTTGCTTTTGAAGAATCGCCCAAACAGATCGTGCGCAACATGCGCTCCATAGGCGTCGATTTGCAAAGTCATATAGACAATGGCCTGTTGAAATTCCATGCTTCCCGCCCAACATTGAACGGGCTGGAAATGCATTTGCTTTCTATAAACAAACTGATCTCGCAATTTAAACCAAAAACAGTTGTTGTAGATCCCATAACGAACCTGATCACGGTCGGGACGGTAAGTGAAGTAAAAAGTGTGCTCATCAGGCTGATCGATTTTCTTCAGGCAGAAGGAACCACCGTCATGTTTACAGCGCTCTCGTTAAACGACAGCATTTCCGAACAGACGGACGAAAGTGTTTCTTCCCTGGTAGATGCCTGGCTGCTTGTTCGCGACATTGAGATGAACGGAGAGCGCAACAGGGGCCTTTATGTGATGAAATCCCGTGGAATGAAGCATTCTAATCAGGTCCGGGAGTTTGTGATCAGTGATAATGGATTGGATCTGGTGGATGTGTTCCTTGGACCAGAGGGCGTACTTACCGGATCAGCGAGAGCGGCACAACAACTGCTCGAACGAACGGGCGTTGTCTTGCGCGACCATGCAGTAACAAGAAAGGATAGAGAGATTGAGCGGAAGAAAATGGTGCTGGAAGCGAAAATTGAAAGCCTGAAAGAAGAATTCGCATCCTTGCAAGAGGAGTTGAATAAAACCTTTATTGAAGAGGAGCTCAAAAAAGAAGTCTTCGAAAAGAATCGGCAGGAACTTTCCCAGATTCGGGATGGCAACAAAAAAGAGTAA
- a CDS encoding response regulator, protein MKEQKTIYLADDDQDDRFFLRQAIQAANASTEIIEVENGLELIKAMKQLSGQQASLILMDMNMPKMNGLETIAAIRADADLSAVPVVMISTSSNTLLIEKAYQAGADSFITKPSTFEEFNQLGIELTEQFLS, encoded by the coding sequence ATGAAGGAACAAAAGACGATTTATTTGGCCGATGACGATCAGGACGACCGTTTCTTCCTGCGGCAAGCCATCCAGGCAGCCAACGCCTCCACCGAAATAATAGAGGTTGAAAACGGCCTGGAACTGATCAAAGCAATGAAACAGCTTTCCGGCCAACAAGCATCACTTATTCTGATGGACATGAATATGCCCAAAATGAATGGCCTCGAAACCATTGCTGCAATCCGCGCAGATGCAGATCTGTCTGCTGTCCCGGTAGTGATGATTTCCACCTCTTCCAACACATTGTTAATTGAGAAAGCTTACCAGGCGGGCGCCGATAGCTTCATTACCAAGCCCAGTACATTTGAAGAATTTAATCAGCTTGGCATTGAATTGACCGAGCAGTTTCTCTCCTAG
- a CDS encoding response regulator, which produces MKQILLVEDHSVVRLATRFLINDLIGSANILEASNFEEALTQVASTHVDLIILDIDIPGGEGFNMIPRIRKLQPKVCILVFSGMDEALYAMHYLKAGANGFLAKNSPQQTIKTAILSVLEKGRYVSDVVQQQLMRHTFEANTNSEHPLENLSQRELEVMDLLLDGKWTKEIATQLNITGSSVSTYKSRIFEKLEVSTIIEMFVKVEHYKNGSPGK; this is translated from the coding sequence ATGAAACAAATACTACTTGTAGAAGACCACTCAGTTGTCAGACTGGCGACCCGCTTTTTAATCAACGACCTCATTGGCTCGGCCAATATTCTGGAAGCATCCAATTTTGAAGAAGCACTAACACAAGTCGCGTCCACACACGTTGATCTCATCATCCTGGACATTGACATTCCTGGTGGCGAAGGTTTCAACATGATCCCGAGAATCAGGAAATTACAACCGAAAGTTTGCATCCTGGTGTTTTCAGGCATGGACGAAGCACTTTATGCCATGCATTACCTGAAAGCAGGGGCCAACGGATTTCTTGCGAAAAACTCACCGCAACAAACCATCAAAACGGCGATTTTATCCGTCCTGGAAAAAGGAAGATATGTAAGCGACGTTGTGCAGCAACAACTCATGCGGCACACTTTCGAAGCCAATACAAACAGTGAACATCCGCTGGAAAACCTGTCTCAAAGGGAGCTGGAAGTGATGGATCTGCTGCTGGACGGCAAGTGGACGAAGGAAATAGCAACACAACTGAACATTACAGGAAGCTCCGTCAGCACGTATAAATCACGGATTTTTGAGAAACTTGAAGTTTCCACTATCATCGAAATGTTTGTAAAGGTAGAGCATTACAAAAACGGAAGCCCTGGTAAATAA
- a CDS encoding DeoR/GlpR family DNA-binding transcription regulator: protein MNFQERKKKIMAAVDEFGSLSVFELSEKLGMSPATIRRDLHDIAEEGLLLRTHGGAMKIEGLLLTSFAAKAGHNEDKKDKIAQLAAGYVADNDIIFMDCGSTVFKMCRYLKKRKGIKVITNSLPIMAELIDTPSISLNLIGGEIDKSRKAVHGHKAIAHIESYHAHKAFIGIDGISAQNGLTAHSEHESSITSAFIKNASQVFVLCDSSKIGKDSHIKVASLSQVNSLFTDPDLDAPRKKELSDTGLDVVVAD from the coding sequence ATGAATTTCCAGGAGCGTAAGAAAAAGATCATGGCTGCGGTTGATGAGTTTGGCAGCTTATCTGTTTTTGAATTGTCCGAAAAACTGGGCATGTCGCCTGCAACGATCCGCCGGGATCTGCACGACATTGCGGAAGAGGGTTTGCTCTTGCGTACGCACGGCGGCGCAATGAAAATTGAAGGGTTATTACTAACCAGTTTTGCCGCCAAAGCAGGTCATAACGAAGATAAAAAAGACAAGATTGCTCAGCTCGCCGCTGGTTATGTGGCCGATAACGACATTATATTTATGGATTGCGGCAGCACGGTTTTCAAAATGTGCCGCTATCTTAAAAAAAGAAAAGGAATTAAGGTCATCACCAATTCGCTGCCAATCATGGCCGAACTGATCGACACGCCTTCGATCAGCCTGAACCTGATCGGCGGTGAAATTGATAAATCGCGCAAAGCGGTTCATGGTCACAAGGCAATCGCGCATATCGAAAGTTACCACGCGCACAAAGCTTTCATTGGAATCGATGGAATTTCGGCGCAAAATGGCCTTACGGCACACAGCGAGCATGAATCGTCAATCACATCTGCATTCATTAAAAATGCTTCGCAAGTGTTTGTATTATGTGATTCTTCCAAAATCGGCAAGGACAGCCATATAAAAGTTGCCAGCCTTTCCCAAGTTAACAGTCTCTTCACGGATCCGGATCTGGATGCTCCAAGAAAAAAAGAGTTAAGTGATACAGGGTTGGACGTGGTTGTTGCCGATTAG
- a CDS encoding sensor histidine kinase, with translation MRSESKLYNFWIKLSGSSDEFPLNARIFHSVCLISLAALIYNVPFNYIIGLPKVAFISFLVLVAVAVLYYNSRFRHRFGISILIADIVGLLLFTVNYFLNSGLRGPTDLYFLLLLLLSIGISPAKQYKIWIPVNISVVLALNVFEYYYPETVPYTYVNRFAMLVDQMSSYVVVAILAYICTDYIRRSYENERRSAVEKSLFIAEKNQQILKQNVELERINAEKNKLMSIVAHDVRGPLASIQSFLELLTEYDLDETERQGIKRELLNATNDTMALLSKLLNWSKSQLNGVSAQNEALNLDELLNSTLSLEKSSAIRKDIKLNYAIDPSIEIFADRDMMQVVFRNLIGNAIKFTPEGGQVSIESEISGNECIITVRDNGIGISPDKQAVLFSLNVQSTYGTKNEKGVGLGLLLTQEFLAAQNGKIWFESTPSEGTSFFVSVPRHGYSLIKND, from the coding sequence TTGCGTTCCGAATCCAAGCTTTACAATTTTTGGATCAAACTGTCTGGGTCATCTGACGAATTCCCTCTAAATGCCCGGATTTTTCACTCCGTTTGTCTTATCTCCCTAGCTGCGCTGATTTACAATGTTCCTTTTAATTACATCATCGGCTTGCCCAAAGTGGCATTCATCAGCTTTCTAGTCCTGGTTGCAGTTGCCGTTTTATATTATAATTCGCGTTTCCGTCATCGGTTTGGCATCTCTATCCTGATCGCCGACATTGTCGGGCTTTTACTGTTTACGGTCAACTACTTTTTGAACTCCGGCCTCCGCGGGCCGACGGATCTTTATTTCCTGCTTCTTCTGTTGCTGAGCATTGGGATAAGCCCGGCAAAGCAGTACAAAATATGGATCCCCGTCAACATATCGGTGGTGTTGGCGCTTAATGTCTTTGAATATTACTATCCGGAAACCGTGCCCTATACGTATGTAAACAGGTTTGCAATGTTAGTGGATCAGATGTCTTCGTATGTGGTGGTGGCCATATTGGCCTATATCTGCACAGATTATATCCGGCGGAGTTATGAAAATGAAAGGCGGTCAGCGGTGGAAAAATCGCTGTTTATAGCAGAGAAAAACCAACAGATTCTTAAACAGAATGTAGAGCTGGAACGCATTAATGCGGAAAAGAACAAACTGATGTCGATCGTCGCACACGACGTGCGGGGGCCATTGGCCAGCATTCAGAGCTTCCTGGAATTGCTTACTGAGTATGATCTGGACGAGACGGAACGGCAAGGCATCAAGCGGGAACTGCTGAATGCCACAAACGACACGATGGCTTTACTATCCAAGTTATTGAATTGGTCAAAATCGCAATTAAATGGTGTTTCCGCTCAAAATGAGGCCCTGAATTTGGATGAGCTGCTGAATTCCACATTATCCCTGGAAAAAAGCAGCGCCATCAGGAAGGATATAAAACTGAACTATGCAATTGATCCGTCGATCGAAATTTTCGCGGATCGTGATATGATGCAGGTTGTATTCAGGAACCTGATCGGCAATGCCATAAAATTCACACCCGAAGGCGGACAGGTAAGCATTGAATCAGAGATATCCGGCAATGAATGTATTATAACGGTTCGCGACAATGGAATCGGGATTTCGCCGGATAAGCAAGCCGTGCTGTTTTCCCTGAATGTTCAATCGACTTACGGCACAAAAAACGAAAAAGGTGTGGGCTTGGGTTTGCTGCTGACGCAAGAATTTTTGGCTGCGCAAAACGGGAAAATCTGGTTTGAATCGACCCCTTCGGAAGGCACAAGCTTCTTTGTTTCTGTTCCCAGACATGGCTACTCTTTGATCAAAAATGATTAG
- a CDS encoding aminotransferase class V-fold PLP-dependent enzyme — protein sequence MKRRDAIKDLSMLPLAGSIMLPQKKSAETVSRNADVAAGKEIYQAIGVEPIINCRGTFTIIGGSIERPEVRAAMDAAAQVFVQYDELAFGAGKRLAELTGAEWGLVSAGCAAGMKHVTVACVTGGNPEKLIRVPNLAGFDKTEVIIPRYSRNVYDHALRNVGVTLITVDSIEELSNAISSRTAMIYLMAGDESMSGPMSLEATSKLAKPKNIPVMVDAAAEDLTIPNVHLKMGADVVIYSGGKALCGPQCAGLVLGRKDLLMSAWQASAPHHGPGRDNKVGREETMGMVAAVEAWIKRDHAGEWKKWLSWLDNISKKVSTIDSVKTTVVEPKQLSNRTPQLRISWDTAKLNITGEEIAELFGRTKPRIALGGGTRDGATFVSITTGQMQPGDDKVVSDRLFEVLSQKRTPQKAEMTAPSVSLKGHWEADVEFFSSKSKQTLIIEQDGNWLEGSHKGEFSVREMQGTVEGNEFKMRSTDRQPGDAITFMFSGTVKDDVMTGSIYMGEYMTAKFTAKKQKFKMKREKIMIPSGPPLAT from the coding sequence ATGAAACGTAGAGATGCCATTAAAGATTTATCCATGCTTCCGCTTGCTGGGAGTATTATGCTTCCGCAGAAAAAATCAGCTGAAACGGTCTCCCGCAATGCGGATGTAGCTGCGGGCAAGGAGATTTACCAGGCTATTGGTGTGGAGCCGATTATCAACTGTCGCGGAACATTCACCATCATTGGCGGATCCATTGAAAGGCCGGAAGTAAGAGCTGCAATGGATGCCGCGGCTCAGGTTTTTGTGCAGTATGACGAGCTGGCATTCGGTGCCGGAAAGCGACTTGCTGAGCTTACGGGTGCGGAGTGGGGCTTGGTTTCGGCCGGTTGTGCCGCAGGGATGAAGCATGTTACGGTTGCGTGTGTAACGGGCGGTAATCCCGAAAAGCTCATCCGTGTTCCCAATCTGGCAGGGTTTGATAAAACAGAAGTGATTATTCCAAGATATTCCCGCAATGTTTACGATCATGCGCTGCGCAATGTAGGCGTAACCCTGATTACGGTTGACTCGATCGAAGAGTTGTCGAATGCGATCAGCTCGCGGACTGCGATGATATACCTGATGGCTGGCGACGAGTCCATGAGCGGGCCTATGTCGCTGGAAGCGACCTCCAAACTGGCCAAGCCGAAAAACATTCCGGTCATGGTAGACGCCGCCGCAGAAGACCTTACTATTCCGAACGTGCATTTGAAAATGGGCGCGGATGTGGTGATTTATAGCGGTGGAAAGGCCTTGTGCGGCCCGCAATGTGCCGGTTTGGTGTTGGGCAGGAAAGATTTGCTCATGTCTGCCTGGCAGGCAAGTGCTCCCCATCACGGTCCCGGTCGCGATAATAAGGTAGGTAGGGAAGAGACGATGGGAATGGTTGCTGCTGTGGAGGCATGGATTAAAAGAGACCATGCAGGCGAATGGAAAAAATGGCTTTCCTGGCTCGACAACATTTCCAAAAAAGTATCGACCATTGATTCCGTTAAAACAACGGTTGTTGAGCCGAAACAGCTCTCGAACCGTACGCCCCAGCTGAGAATTTCGTGGGACACCGCGAAACTGAACATTACAGGTGAGGAAATCGCTGAACTTTTCGGACGCACAAAACCACGGATCGCCTTAGGTGGAGGAACGCGCGACGGGGCCACATTTGTATCGATCACGACCGGGCAAATGCAGCCGGGTGACGATAAGGTCGTTTCAGATCGGCTGTTTGAGGTTTTATCTCAAAAAAGAACGCCGCAAAAAGCGGAGATGACTGCTCCTTCGGTTTCTTTGAAGGGACATTGGGAGGCGGACGTCGAGTTTTTCTCTTCCAAAAGCAAGCAAACGCTCATCATCGAGCAGGATGGCAACTGGCTTGAAGGTTCTCACAAGGGCGAGTTCAGCGTCCGCGAAATGCAGGGAACAGTGGAAGGAAATGAGTTTAAAATGCGCAGTACAGACCGTCAGCCGGGTGATGCCATCACATTTATGTTTTCGGGAACTGTTAAAGACGATGTGATGACAGGCTCCATTTACATGGGCGAATACATGACTGCGAAGTTCACGGCCAAAAAGCAGAAATTCAAAATGAAGCGTGAGAAAATCATGATCCCATCGGGCCCGCCGCTGGCGACCTAG
- the ytxJ gene encoding bacillithiol system redox-active protein YtxJ: MNWITINSTEEVERIYKSSEYAIIYKHSPRCMTSLMAYRQLKSDVNSVPDVDVPLYIVDVVNNRTESMSIANTFKIQHESPQLLVVKNGECVFDASHEDISLHDTLGYFQ; the protein is encoded by the coding sequence ATGAATTGGATTACAATCAATAGTACGGAAGAGGTCGAGAGAATTTACAAGTCATCTGAGTATGCTATCATTTACAAACATAGCCCGCGTTGCATGACGAGCCTGATGGCTTATCGCCAGTTGAAATCGGATGTAAATTCGGTTCCAGATGTAGATGTGCCTCTTTACATTGTGGATGTGGTCAATAACCGCACTGAATCCATGTCCATAGCGAACACATTTAAAATACAGCATGAATCTCCGCAACTCCTGGTTGTAAAAAATGGGGAATGTGTTTTTGACGCTTCGCACGAGGACATTTCACTGCACGATACGCTGGGCTATTTTCAGTAG
- a CDS encoding helix-turn-helix transcriptional regulator — MEKIREKLKNAKQDITWLPEAKARQDNHAWLRISFAIGVSVLSALRERKMTQKDLAENLKCSPQYVNKIVKGSENLTLETICKLEKALSIKLIETPSLPLMS, encoded by the coding sequence ATGGAAAAGATCAGAGAAAAACTAAAAAATGCCAAGCAGGACATTACTTGGCTGCCCGAGGCGAAGGCCAGGCAGGACAATCATGCGTGGCTGCGGATTTCATTTGCGATTGGCGTCAGCGTGCTGAGCGCCTTACGCGAGCGCAAAATGACGCAAAAAGATCTTGCAGAGAATTTGAAATGCTCTCCTCAATATGTCAACAAGATTGTGAAAGGGTCGGAGAATCTTACTTTGGAAACGATTTGCAAATTAGAGAAAGCGTTATCGATCAAGCTGATCGAAACGCCTTCTCTTCCGCTGATGTCCTGA